The Brasilonema sennae CENA114 genome includes a region encoding these proteins:
- a CDS encoding sigma-70 family RNA polymerase sigma factor gives MSQSITVSWSTVDTRLPETSVQVEKLSNHDLILRCQAGLRPERAGFAELLRRYQSQVDRVLYHLAPDWPDRADLAQEVWIRVYRNINRLQEPSKFRGWLSRIATNLFYDELRKRKRVVSPLSLDAPRSVDDGEMDWEIAGDTPGPEEELTTREFYEQLREAIADLPEVFRTTIVLREIEGLAYEEIAEITGVSLGTVKSRIARARARLQSQLQNYLDS, from the coding sequence ATGAGTCAATCGATTACTGTATCCTGGTCAACAGTTGATACAAGGCTTCCAGAAACCTCAGTACAAGTTGAGAAACTCTCAAATCATGACCTAATTTTGCGTTGTCAAGCAGGATTACGCCCTGAGCGTGCTGGGTTTGCTGAGTTGTTACGTAGATATCAATCCCAGGTAGATAGAGTCTTATACCATCTAGCTCCTGATTGGCCTGACAGAGCTGATTTGGCTCAAGAGGTTTGGATTCGTGTATATCGGAATATTAACCGATTACAAGAACCATCCAAATTCCGAGGCTGGTTAAGCCGTATTGCCACCAACTTGTTTTACGATGAGTTGCGTAAGCGCAAGCGGGTTGTCAGTCCTTTGTCACTGGATGCTCCCCGTTCGGTAGACGATGGCGAGATGGATTGGGAAATTGCAGGAGATACTCCTGGACCCGAGGAAGAACTGACGACTAGAGAGTTTTATGAGCAACTACGTGAGGCGATCGCTGATTTGCCAGAAGTATTCCGTACAACAATAGTTCTGCGAGAAATCGAAGGATTGGCATATGAAGAAATTGCCGAAATTACTGGTGTTTCTCTAGGAACAGTTAAGTCGAGAATAGCTAGAGCAAGAGCGAGATTGCAATCTCAGTTGCAAAATTATTTAGATTCGTAA
- a CDS encoding L,D-transpeptidase, whose amino-acid sequence MARVRNDLLTRVVMLLCFGTALLSLAVRWHMTSSTTADTKLKTGGNVILSEKAFAAEKPWQLIQGRQNAIASNISNLLSAKSSAQEKSSLGLVSGKTLLVVALSDRRVYVYHGDVVVASYPIGVGKKGWETPTGTFEIIHKQLNPMWRHPITGKVFPSGEDSPLGDRWIGFWSDGRNQIGFHGTPDEEVVGSAISHGCLRMRNPDVRLLYHQVSLGTPVEVRQ is encoded by the coding sequence ATGGCGAGAGTAAGAAACGACTTATTAACACGTGTAGTGATGTTGCTCTGTTTTGGTACAGCACTGCTATCTCTGGCTGTCCGCTGGCACATGACGAGTTCTACGACTGCTGATACAAAGTTAAAAACAGGTGGAAACGTTATTTTATCTGAGAAAGCCTTTGCAGCAGAAAAACCGTGGCAACTGATACAGGGAAGACAGAATGCAATTGCGTCCAATATCTCAAATTTGCTATCGGCTAAAAGTTCGGCTCAAGAAAAATCATCTCTTGGGTTGGTATCTGGAAAGACTTTATTGGTAGTTGCTTTGAGCGATCGCCGCGTTTACGTTTATCATGGGGATGTTGTTGTTGCAAGCTACCCAATAGGTGTGGGGAAAAAAGGCTGGGAAACCCCCACTGGTACCTTCGAGATTATACACAAGCAACTCAATCCTATGTGGCGTCACCCAATTACTGGCAAAGTCTTTCCGTCAGGTGAAGATAGTCCTTTAGGAGACAGGTGGATTGGTTTTTGGTCAGATGGACGCAATCAAATTGGCTTTCACGGCACACCAGATGAGGAGGTTGTGGGCAGTGCAATATCCCATGGGTGCTTGCGGATGCGTAATCCTGATGTGCGCTTACTTTACCACCAGGTGAGTTTAGGTACACCAGTGGAAGTCCGTCAATAA
- a CDS encoding late competence development ComFB family protein: MSIEKIVEQALRDGYLTPAMEADVGRICDSANELSKQEYMALDQLMGALLTGEVVAVPRKQFINVMEELVLTEAISRVAEIEATSESSLDVGDIAAYALNRLPPLYATTEEGANYQRQRAKKELQKLIAQRVAEAIVRNLDRPNDDRTPVGTKNTGNEVLRQVSTLLQAYAPHFEQK; encoded by the coding sequence ATGAGTATTGAAAAAATTGTGGAACAAGCTCTCCGGGATGGTTATCTAACACCAGCAATGGAAGCAGATGTTGGGCGAATCTGTGATAGCGCGAATGAACTCTCAAAACAAGAGTACATGGCGTTGGATCAGTTGATGGGCGCGCTATTGACTGGGGAAGTGGTGGCGGTACCACGCAAACAATTTATCAACGTTATGGAAGAGTTGGTACTCACAGAAGCAATATCCCGTGTAGCAGAAATTGAGGCAACTAGCGAAAGTTCTCTCGATGTTGGGGATATTGCCGCTTACGCCCTGAACCGCCTACCACCTTTGTATGCCACCACAGAAGAAGGTGCCAACTACCAGCGCCAACGTGCCAAAAAAGAACTCCAGAAATTGATTGCCCAGCGAGTCGCCGAGGCGATCGTTAGAAACTTAGACCGACCGAATGATGACAGGACGCCAGTTGGAACAAAAAATACTGGCAACGAAGTTCTGCGCCAAGTTAGTACCTTACTCCAAGCATACGCACCTCATTTTGAGCAAAAATGA